CGGATCTTCTCTGCCGCCGACAATGGGGCCAAGCGGCAACGCGTTCGGTTGTCGTTTGATTTGTTTTCTCCCCTCAGGAGTCAGCCGCGTGAGAGATCCCAATCGAAAAAACTTTTGGCGTGAAGCGTTTTCGCTGCGTGGATCGGTAACGCCGCAGGTATTTCGCGACGTGCTGATCTTCGGTGGCATTGCGACGTTGATTGTCGGCGTAGTCGTAATATTTGATTACAACTGGGCGGTTTGGATTGATCTGGAAGAAACGCCGTTTGAAATCGCCGGCGCCGCGCTCAGCGTCCTGCTGGTTTTGCGAACCAACGCCGGTTATGAGCGTTGGTGGGAAGCTCGCAAACTGTGGGGCGGAATTGTGAATCAATCGCGCAACCTGGTGATCAGCGGTTTGGCCTATGGACCGCGCGATCCGCAGTGGCGATCCGAACTGGTCCATTGGGCCGCCGCCTATCCGCATGTGGTGCGGCATAGTTTGCGAGGCCAATTGCCGGCGGCAGATGTCGTCCATCTGTTGGGCGAAACGAACGCTGAAAAGATCGCCGCCGCGCCGCACATGCCGAGCTATGTCGCGCTGCAACTAGCCGAACTTCTGCAGCAAGGCGCCAAAACAGGAGATCTGAATCACTTCGCCTTTTTGCAAATCGACAAAGAGCGCGCCCTGTTGATCGATCATGTCGGAGCCTGCGAGAGAATTTTAAAGACCCCGCTGCCGCTGGTCTATTCGATCAAAATTCGGCGGTATCTGGCGATGTTTTTGCTGACGTTGCCGCTTGTGCTGCTGCATAACCTGCAGATCATTTGGCTCACGCCGTTGATGACGATGTTGGTCGCCTATCCGCTATTGTCGGTCGATCAGATCGGGATTGAATTGCAAAACCCGTTTTTAACGGGGAACCTGGGGCATTTGCCGTTGAGCGAAATCTCGGAAACGATCGAAAACAACTTGCTCGGTCTGCTGCAAGCCGATCGCCAGAAACCGGCTTAAAACGTAGAGGCGCCGCTAGTGCAGGTGCGAAAAGATCGGTGGCGATGATTTTCTTCGCGCGAACTTAACTCGATGCAAATGGAGAGTCGCGGCGTCACGATTTACGCTGAGCGATTGTCACTTGCAGCAAGTAGGCTGAAGTTTCTAGATTTGTCGGGAATTGCCGGTCCAATGTCTTCGCCAGAGCAGGATGTTCGATCTGAAAAGTCGCCAGGGCCAGGCGGACTCTACGTCACCGGCTACAACGATATTCGGATTTTGGTCGTTGATGATAATCCCGTCGATCGAACGCTGGTGGAAGGTCTGCTGTCGCAAAACAATCGCGGCAATCTAGAAGTAACCACCGCTTCCTCCGGCGAAGAAGCGTTGCGGAAGATGGTCGAGCGAGCGCCGGACGTCGTGCTGACCGACTTGAAAATGCCGGAGATGGATGGGCTGGAGTTGGTGGAGCGGATTCGTGACCAGTTTCCGCTGGTGCCGGCGATCCTGATGACCGCTTTTGGCAGCGAAGAACTAGCGATCGCCGCATTGCAGCGCGGAGCGGCCAGCTACGTGCCGAAGCGAAATCTCGCCGGTTCGCTCATGGAAACGTTGGGCAAAGTCCTGGCGGCGGCGCACCATGATCGCCAGCAAGCACGACTGGGGCGATGTTGGAGCCAGACCGAATTTCAGTTTGTATTGGAAAATGACGCTCAACTGATCGGCGCCGTAACTGCCCACGTGCAGCACTATCTCAAACAGTTTCGTCATTTGGAGGATAGCGAATTGTTACGCGTCGGCATCGCGCTCGACGAAGCGATTCGCAATGCGATGCATCACGGCAATCTCGAACTCAGTTCAGCGCTGAAAGAAGCCGGGGGCGATCGTTACTTTGAAGAAGCGACTCGCCGCCGTTTGATCGCACCGTATCAGGCGCGGCGCGTCTATTTTACGGCTCGTGAGTTGGGGGATGAGTCGCATTATATCGTGCGTGATGAAGGGCCCGGCTTCGACGTCTCGCGCATCCACTATGACCCGGAAGATATCGAGCAATTGACGCGTCCCAGCGGCCGCGGACTCTTCTTGATTCGGACTTTCATGGATGAGGTGCGATTCAATGAGCATGGCAACGAAATCACGATGATTTTTCGCCGCTCCGGCGGCGCGCTGCACGCGCGGATCGATGAAAATCGGGCCAGCGGAGACTAGCGTCGCCCCCAAAATCCCCTTGCGGGCCCTGTTTTGCGGTTCGGGTTACCGCGAATTTCTTCCGTCAGCACGCGGCAGCGTGCGAGCCGTCAAGGGTTGATGCCGAGTTGCTCGTCCCTCCCTGTAAGGGAAAAAACAGGCAATAATACCGCAAGTGGCGGGTAGCATGATAGCCAAACCGAGCAAAAAAGCTCATTGAAATATGCAGTGTGTGCATGTTGCTCCTAAATGGCTTGTAAAGGAACTCAAACACTGGTAACCCCGATCTCATTGCTGAAGTGCCGGGCCAATATAGAATTTAGGAGTTCCTGGGCTTTTTTGTTTTTCTCGTCGAAGGCAGATCATTATGTTACTCCGAAAATCATCCGCTGGTTTTACACTCGTCGAATTGTTGGTTGTCATCGCCATTATCGGCGTCTTAATTGCGCTTCTTCTACCGGCAGTTCAACAAGCACGAGAAGCGGCTCGTCGTACGCAATGCATCAGCAACATTAAGAACGTTGCGTTGGCGATTCATAACTATCACGACACTTACCGCAACTTGCCGTACCTTGGTTTTGCAACGAATGACACGCATGCCGATGGGGATACGGTTTCGTGGTACGGTCGCGTGCTGCCGTTTCTCGAACAGAACGCACTGTACGAAACGATGAATTTCAACGGTCGCACCAACGACGGAAACAACAAGCTGTATCGCAGCACTTCGTTGTCCGTGATGTCTTGCCCGTCTGAAAACATGACGGTTGGCGAACGGAACGGGGATGGCACCATCGGCAACTATTCGCATCAACGATCGAGCTACGCCGTGTGTGTCGGAAACACCAACTACGCACAAGACAACGCTAACAATTGGGACGGACTTTGGACGTATAACAACGGCGGCGCCGCGTTTCGGATGAACCGCATCTACAATCTTTCTGCGGTGACCGACGGAACTAGCAACACGGTCATGCTGGGCGAAGTGCCGACCAATCAGAACGAATCAGGTTGGCAAGGGGGTTACGGCGCCGTCATCTTCTCTAACAACGGCGGTTTTACTGGATATCTGACCCCCAACACACGATCCTCGGTCGACGGCGGACGACAGTGTTGGAATCCGAACGACTTCCCGGCGCACAAGATTCCGTGCCACAAATCGGGAGGCGGATGGCAAAGTGCGACTTACGCAGCGTTCAGCATGCATCCAGGCGGCGTTAGCGTCGGCAACTTTGATGGCTCGGTTTCGTTTGTCCCCGAAACGATTGACATCTGGTCGTGGCGCGGCCTGACTTCGACCCAAGGGGGTGAAGTCCTCGCCAATTAACGGTGGTGCAGGAGGCCAAGCGGTGAGTCATGCGAGATGTCGCCGCTGATATCTATTCATTTTATCTGGCGGAGCAAGTTGCCATGTTGACTTCAAAATTTGAAAGCGTCTGCGGTGCGATCGGCCTTGTCGCCGTTTTGGTCGCGCTCGTCGGATGCGGTAAAAGTGACGGCATGATTTCGGTCACCGGATTGGTCACCTACAACGGCGATCCGGTTCAGGATGGATCGATCTCGTTTACCCCGGTCGACGGGCGTGGTTCGTCGGGCGGCGGCATGATCGAAAATGGCCAGATCATTCGGGGCAAGTCCTCGCCTGGCAAAATCGCCGTGCAGATCTACGCCAACAAGATTGTCGAAAAGAAAAATCCCACGGCGGAAGAGATCGAACGTGGAATTACTTCGGATCGCGTTCAGTACCTGCCGGGGCCTTACAACCAGCAGTCGAAATTGCGGATTACGATTTCTGATTCGGAGCGCCACTTTGATTTCGATCTGAACAACAAGGGGGAGATCCCTGTTGGAATGACCGGAGAATAGCGCAACCACAAGTCAGGAACGGCGCATTAACAAAGGTCGTACCCGCTGGGGACGGCCTTTGGCGCTTTCTTGGCCGTGAATTTTCTAAAATCTTCCCAACGCGACCGACGTTAGGTCAAATTTGCGTCCCCAGTTCGTAGATGCACGCTTCGATGCGTGCGCCAGGGTGGGGGAATAACCGGCTGATTTCAGGGCATAAGCTCAATCCATCCGTCACTCTTCTCCTTATTGCGTGAGTATTTGCGGAAAGATACTCAGGAAGTGCGAAAGAGATCTCATTGTGGAGCGGTGCTGCAATATCTAATATTCGGTTTTCCGCATCTTTTTCTCTTCGTAGGTGTCTTCCCATGCTGCGTCTCCAATTCCGCAAAGCCTTCACCCTGGTGGAGCTGTTGGTCGTTATCGCGATCATCGGCGTTTTAATTGCGTTGTTGCTTCCAGCAGTTCAACAAGCGCGCGAAGCGGCGCGGCGGACGCAATGCGTCAGTAATCAAAAGAACATCGCTTTGGCGCTGCATAACTATCACGACACTTATCAAAAGTTGCCCTACTTTGGATTTGGTCCGAAGCTCTTTCCCGGTGAACCAGGCGACAAGCTCGACACCATCTCGTGGGTGGGACGCGTACTGCCGTTTGTGGAGCAGCAGGCTTTGTACGACACGCTGAATTGGGCGGTTCGTGTTAATGATGGCAATAATCTGGCCTATCGCACCACTTCGCTTTCGGTCATGTCGTGTCCTTCCGAAGAAATGACGTTGGGTCAAGCGGATAGCAATCCGCGTTGGTGTCATCAACGCGCCAGCTACGCCGTCTGCGTCGGCAACACCAACTATCGGCAAGATGACGCGAACAATTGGGACGGCACTTGGACCTATTCCAACGGCGGATCAGCATTTCGCGTTGATGAGATTTATGGCTTAGCGGCCGTGACCGATGGAACCAGCAGTAGCGTGATGGTTTCGGAGGTTCCGATCAATCAAAATTCGGCCGGCTATCACGGGACCTATGGCGTAACGATCTTTACCTCGGGCGCAGGATTTACGGGATATCTCTCTCCCAATACGACAGCGGTCGTAGATGGCGGTCGCTATTGCTGGCAGACCAACGATTTCAAGAAGAAGATTCCGTGCAAATACGTGATCGATCGTTGGTACGCCGCGACTTTTGCAGCGATGAGCATGCATCCTGGTGGCGTTAATGCGACCAATTTTGATGGCTCCGTTCATTTTGTCGCGCAAAACATCGACATCGACACATGGCGCGGGATGACTTCGACACAAGGGGCTGAAGTCATTGCTCCCTAAAGCTGCGATGGATCGAATGGGAATGTGTCAGCGATTCAAATAAATCTTAGTTTTGCAGGTTGAAAATGAATGCGAAGATGTTGTCGCGTTGGAGCTCTTGGGGATCGTTCACGCTTCTGCTGATCGGTCTATTGGGCTGTGGTCGCACGGATGGCCTGATTTCTGTGACCGGCGTCGTCACGTTTAACGGAGAACCGGTCGAAGAAGGAGCGATATCGCTGATGCCGATTGATGGTAAAGGAGTCACCGCAGGCGGCGTGATCTCCTCAGGGCGTTTCCACATTGCAGCGTCGCCGGGCAAAGCCTCGGTTTTGATCTATGGCAATAAAAAAGAGCTCAAACCAAATCCGACGCCGCAAGAAATCGAATGGGGAATGACGCATAGCAGCAAGCAATTTCTTCCGGCCGAATATAACGATCAGTCGAAGCTGCGAATTGACATCTCCGAGACGCAACGCCACTTTGACTTTAGTCTGAACGACAAGGGAGAGATCCCTGTCGGAATGACGGGAAACTAGGGCGAACGCGAAAAAGAGGGTCAGACCCCAATTTCGCCGCGAAATTGGGGTCTGACCCTCTTTTTCGCTTCTCTCCTCACTCGTGCGTTTCTTCCGTCGCCGAGTCTTGGGCCGGATTCTGAGTCGCCGCAGAACGCTTGCCGAATTGTTGCTCCAGAGCTCGTCGCCGCGCGATCTGCTGATCTCTTTCGACCAGGATCAGGTTGCGCGTCGCCATCATGTCGACCAGCGCTAGCACGACCATCCACAAGATCAACAGCATCACGCAGCCCCAGAAGAGGATGAAGAAGATCGAGCGGGGAATGAAATGACCGATCATGATCGCCGCCGCCAGAGCGGCCAGAATATAGCAGACCGCCATACGGCGCTGAAACTGTAAGCGGAGATAGTTGCGGCGATAGGCGGGTATCGAAGCGTCAGCCGAAGCGCGACGCCAGGTCGCATGGTGCGTCGCATGCATCAAGATGGCGACGCACAAAATCAACGCCGAGAGGATGGCTGAGGCGAGCATGGAAGACCAGTATTCTTGAAAAAGGGGAGATGCGCGGCGGAGTCCTTACCGCGACGGCTCCAGTTCGTTGAGCCAGGTCAATATCGTCTTGCCAACCTTGGCGAGCGACAAAGCCGAGCAGTTCGCCGGCACGTCCTTTTCGGTGTGCCAATACTTAGGACCGTAGCCTGGATTGGGATAGTCAAAATCAATGATGTCGCAAGTCGGGATCTTGGCGATATCGTTCAACACCAGGTGATCGTCACGAACTTCGTGTCGCGGCCGCGCGATGAATTCGCGGATCCCCAGTTTTCGCGCGGTGCGCCAAATCTCTTGCACCAGCGGGCGAACGTCGGGATATCGCAGACTGTTCTTCTCTTCAAAGATCTGCAAGTCTTTGTCGCCGACCATGTCGAGCAGCACCCCATATCGATAGCGATGGGCCGGAGGATTTTGGGCGTAGTCGCGGGCGAAATACTCCGAACCCAAAAAGTAGGGATCGCGGCGATTATCGAAGACCAGTTCTTCGCCATCAAAAAAGACGATGTCGACTCCGACGTGCGACTGGAGATCTGGCAGGTGACGCGCCAGTTCGCACAGGACGGCGACTCCGCTCGCTCCATCATTGGCGCCGACAAACGTACCTTGCGGGTTGATGGGATCTTGATCAGGAAAGGGGCGCGTATCGTAATGCGCGCAGAGCAAAATGCGCTCGGGCCGATCCGGATGAAACTGGGCGATCAGGTTGGCCATCGGAACGCGGGAGCCATCTTCCGGATGGCGGACGTCAAACTCTTGAAGCGACACTTTGCCGCCGGCCTCTTCCAGAATTTTGGTGAGATATTGTTGCTGGCGAGCCATGCCGGGCGAACCGCTGACGCGCGGGCCGATCGCACACATTCCTTCGAGATACTCCATTGCTTTGGAGCCATCGAACGGTGCGTAGTCTTCCAACTTTTCGACAGCTACGGCCAGCGCGGCAGGTCGCTGCGTGTTTTGGTATTGAGAGACGCCCATGTAACCTACGACCATGACCGCTATGGTGATCATCGCCGCGAGAAAAAGGGTCGACCCGTCAATTTTGCGCATTATCTTTTCCATCGCATTCCGCTCAGCGAGAAGTAGGATCGATTATACGGCGCCAATCGCTAGGCGGCTTCCCGGCTTTGCGGCTGAAAGAGAGAATCGATCGCGTCGAGCACCATCGAGGTCGATATCGCACGCATCGCTTCGTTTCCGGCTCGAGCGCGCTGACGGGAGGTCAGCGGCTGATAATAGGCTTGCACAACCTGCTGATGCGGCCCTAGAGGACGACAAAGCTCGGTCGGCGTGACGCCAAACAGCGCGATGCAGGGGGTCTCGACCGCCGCCGCCAAGTGGAGCGGGCCGGTGTCGCAACCGACAAACAGATTGGCCCCCCGGTACAGTTCTTTCAATTGCGGCAGCGAGAGCTTGGGCGCCGCAATCGCTGCGCCGCGCGACATTTGGGCGATTTCTTCGGCCCAGTCCGCTTCTTGTTCGTTGCCCCAAGTCACTACCGACGGCAATTGATACTGCGATAGGAGGTGTTGGGCTACTTCGGCGAAACGTTGCGGCATCCAGGTCTTGCTGAACCAACCGGCGCCGGGGTTGAGCACGGCGAAATTGCGTGTGCGGTCAAGTTCGCGGCGGACTGCGGCGACGTCGGCGCGCGCCTGTTCGTCGATCGGCAGACGATACTCAATCGCCGGCGAGTAGACGTCGACCGCCGTGGCGAGTTCTAGATAGCGATGCACTACATGCGTCTGTCGCGGCGTGACCAGTTCGGTCGCCAGGTTGGGCGCTAGTTCTCGCGCTTGACCGCGTGCGAAAGTGATGCGTCTCTTGGCGCCGCTCAGCCAAGCGGCTGCGGCGCTTTTCGTGAGTCCTTGTACGTCGAAGGTGAGATCGAATTTCGCGTCTTGCAGCTGACGGCGGAGCGAGACGATTTCGCTCGGACGCTTCAGCCAACCTTTTCTCACCGTCAACAATTGGTCGAGACAGGGGTGACCCGCTAGAATTTGAGCGGCGACCGGTTCGGCCAACCAGGTGATCTGAGCGCGGGGGTACTTTTCTCGCAAAGCGCACAGCAGCGGGAGCGTTAGAATCGCGTCTCCCAACGCACTGAGCCGTACGATCAGTATCCGCGGCGAATCGGTGGATGACATGGCCGCTCTCCTTCCCTGAAAGTCGAACGCGCCGCCCGCTTGATGCTTCCCGTGCAGCGAGACCCGTCCGATTGAGTTCCCGCATCTTAAATCGGAGCCCCCTTGCGAGGCAAGGTGAACCGCAGCTTTGCTCCTTTCCATCCCCAGGTGTTATCGCATGTCTTCGCTCGGTGATTTCTCGCTTCAAGCCGCCGCCTACGGCACGTCGCGCCCCAGTTACCCGGCCGAATTTATTTCGCTGCTAGCGGAAAAAGCAGGCGTTGCCGCCGGCGATCCCGTGGTGGATTTGGGCGCAGGAACCGGAATCTCGGCTCACATCCTGGCCAACGCCGGTTTTCACGTCACCGCGGTCGAACCGAACGCAGCGATGCGCAAGCAAGCCAACATCGCCGGCGTCACCTGGATCGACGGCACGTTCGCCGCAACCGGCTTGCCCGATCAGTCGCAGACCTGGGCCGTCGCAGCGCAAGCATTTCATTGGGCCCAGCCGCAAGCCGCACTGCCAGAGATTCGCCGAATTCTCCAACCGAAGCGAAAATTTACCGTGCTCTGGAACAACCGTATCGCCGCGACTGGAACCACGGTCGGTTGGACCGAACAAGCAATCCGCCGTCATGTGCCGGAGTTTAACGAGGCCTACCGCAACCGCGACTGGGACCAAACCTTGGAGTCGACCGGCGATTTTCGCTTTGTCGGTCGCCACGAGACCAAGCATGCGGTGCTGATGTCGCCAGAGCGATACCTGCAACTGTGGCGCAGTCACAACCGCTTGAGTCACATCGCCGGCCCCGAGCGATTAGAAGCGTTGTTAGCGGACGTGGCCGAGTATCTAAAACGAGAAGAAGTGCCGCAGATCGAAGTCGTCTATAAATGCGAAGCCTGGACCGCGGAACGCGTGGAGTAAAGTGCGCGTCTTGCCGGCTTGTTTCCTTCACCATTAGGATGGACATCTTTCCCAGATTGTGTCACAACAAAACGGAACCCCTGTTGCCGGGGAGAACGCGATTTCTTCATGGCTGGCGCTGGCGCGGTCGCCGCCCAACACGGAATAAAGTGCTGTGAATACTCGCCCTCTCAACACAGAGGCTGGCATCGCGAACGTAGCGGTCCCGTCGGCGGAAACTAAGCCTGGAGCCGGACTGACGAAGCTGCAGTACGGCATGTTGGTCGTTTGCGTTATCGCCCAAATGGTAACGATTCTTTTTACCTGGCCGCTTTGGCAGGTTCGTCAGACGCCGGTTCATTTGCCGCTGATCGATCTGCCGCAGATTCCATTTGGATTTTGGTTGCTGGCGACGCTCGTCTTGATGTTGTTTCGCCCGCGGCTGGGATTGGGGATTCATGTCGCGTCCCTCTTGATCTCGTTTGTCTTCGATCAGTATCGGACGCAACCGCAGTTTATTGCGACGGCGGTGTTGATGGTCGCGACCGTGGACGAGCGCGGGATGCGACTGGTGCGCTGGTTTCTTGCTTCGCTCTGGACCTGGGCCGGGCTGCACAAATTGTTTTCGCCCGATTGGTTCAGTTTCAACTCGTGGGATATGACGTCGTCACTCGGGCTCGATCCAACCGAGTTTGGCGAAGTTTTCGGCTGGGGAGTAGGGCTGGGAGAGTTGAGCGTTGGCCTGATCGCGATTTTCCGTCCGCATTGGGCGGCGATCCCCTGCGCGCTGATGCACGTTGGGATCGTCTTATTTCTGTCGCCGCTGGCGCATGACTGGAACTATAGCGTCTTCCCTTGGAATCTATGTACGGCCATCGTCGGCTGTTGGTTGCTGGCCAACGTTCCCAATCGGTTGCCGGAAGTTCGTTGGGAATGGGGCGCCGCTTGCTTGATGCTGATCTATCCGGCCGGGTTCTATGTTGGCTGGGTCGATCATGGTGTCGCCAGCGTCCTCTATTCTGGTAATTTGCCCGACGCGTTGATCACCTCCGAGTCAGGCGTCGAGTTGGTGGAGGGGTGGGGAGAATTAAACGTTCCGTTTCCGAACGAGCGACGGTTGTTGCGGCAGTATTTCGCACTGTCGGCTCCGCCAGGCTCCAAGTTGCACATCGCCGATACGCGGTATGCGCTAGATGATTTGTACTACGTGAAAAAGCCGGACGGTCAGATAGCGCTGATCACGCTCGACGAGTTTCATGCTGCTGAGCCAGGAGTCGTGGCTGGCGTCGGCCTGGATGATCGGCACTCCGTTTTTCTGTTGGGAAACCAAGGGGTGGTGATGTTGAAGCGAACAGAACACTCGCCGATCTATGCAGTTCGAATGGAGCCTGACGTCTATCGCGCGGACCTCCTGCGCCTATTGGCCGGACTCCCCAATCTAGAACAGCTGGATCTCACCGGCTGTGCGATTACCGACGAAGACCTAAAGCAATTGCCGATCATGCCCAAACTGGAAGGGATCGGAGTCGCCGACACCAAGATTACGGACGCTGGCCTGAACGCTTTATTGCGTCAGCCGAAGCTTACCTATGTCGAAAGCGAAGGTTCGTTGATCACAGCCGCGGGGCTAGCGAAGTTTGAGCAGAGTCGAACTCTGGAGTGATGGAATCACACTAATAAAAGCGGATCGAGAAGCCGCTGCCGACAAAGTAATCGTCGGCGGCGTCATTGAGCCCGCCGCCGACGCGGATGTCCCACTGGATGTTGTCGCTGAGCAGATAAGTGAAGCCGCCGTTGACATAATGTTCTGGCTTCATGGTCTCGGCGCCATGCGGGAAGAGAGCGTACCATTCGGTATAGGCGCCCAGTTTATCGGTGAACGTATAGCCGATCGTCCAGGACTGGGCCCACTCGGTATAGACGTCGTCCGTTTCCTCGTCGACGGCGGAATTAAACTGCGTGCTCCCGGCGGTGGAAATGGTATCGCACAGATCCCAGCCGTAGAGCCAGTTGAGCCCCGGCAGGATGCGGTCCGCTGTAATCTCCTCGGCGCCGGTCGGAATGACCATCTGTGGGATCAGCGCCATCTCAGGCAAGATTCCTTCTTGCGGCGTCAGACCTATTTTGAAGCCCAAGTACAAGTCTTCGCTGCCGACGATGTCGTCCAATTCGCTCGATTGATGGCCGTAGTTCCAAGCGATGCGAAATTCAAGCCAATCGGCGATGACGCCATAACGTAGCAAAGTCTCTGGATAAGAATGCGAATCGGTAGTCGTAGAGCCATCGTTGTCATGAATGTAAGTGTAGCCCATTTCAATTTGGGCGACGCCGCGACCGACGGTTGAACTTGCTTCGGTAAAGTCAGGGCGATCGGTCACCAGCGGCGCATCAAGATTGGGCCCGCCGGTAAAGCTTGTTCCATAGCTCCACTGCATCAGCGTGCCGCGTGGTTGGCATGCACAGGGGCCATAAGTACGGACGATGTTAGCGGTCGAAGCGCAGGGATCAAAACAGGTCCCGCTCAAGCACGAACAGAAAGCGGCGTCAGACGTTTCGTCGGCGTGAATTTCGGTTCCCCATAGGCAGCAACCAAGTACAAACGCAACGGAAATGCGCTTCCAACATGGGGAAGTAGATGGCCGCGACATGCTGACAGTCCTGCAAGTAGACCAAGTCGAAGCAAAGCGGACGACGTGCCGGCGCATTTCAACTTCGATCGTTGGTGCTTGCAGTTAATATCGGCGTCGCCGCTGTTTTTGATTGGCCAGAAATAGGGTTTTGCGAGTGGAAAGATGGTTGTCGCTAGCAAATGGCGCCCTATTTTAAGCGCGGCTACCAGTCTTTGCGACGCGGCCCGGGAGGCGGCGGAAACGAGCCATGGTCCACTCAAGCAGAACGATCAAAAGTACGGACAAGCCAAACGCCGGTAAGATCAGGCAGAGCGTCAAGATTGCCGCCGCCAGCCAGAGGGGAGTTGGTTGCGGATTGGGTTTCCGAGGAAATCCGGTTTTCCCTTGGGGGCGACGAATCCACCACATCCATAGCCCGGTTATGGGCAGCCCCATCAAAGCGATGCAGGCGAGCAGCCAAATAACTTTCGATGTCCAACCAACGACCGAACCCACATGCAGCGGATAGGCCCAAGTGTGCCACCAGAAACGTTCGTTCTGCGATAGATCGCTAACTTCCAAAACTTCACCTGTCTCTCGGTGAAGTTGGAAGCCGGTCGAATTCATGGCGCCATAGGTGCCGCGAGCATAATCGTTGATTGCAGAGACTTCGTAGTGATCCGTCGCCTGGCTAGGCAGCGTGACCGTGATGTCGCGATCAGGATAGAGCAATCTCGATTTGTCGACGGCATCTTGGACGGCGAACAAAGGGGGAACGTAGTCCTCTTTTGCGTTCGCCTTCTTTCTGGAGTTGGTTTCGACCGCCGACGTGAAAAATTGTTGCGTTACAAAATGAAACGACTCACCCCAGACCAGCGTGTAGAACAGGCCGGTGATCAGGATCACCAAACAGACTGGCGTAAGATAGGCAGCGACGATCGCATGCAAGTCGCGTAGCAGCGTGTAACGTTTCGCGGTCCAGCGAACCGTCCAAACTCCGGCCGACTTGGCTTTGCTTCTTGGCCACCAGAGGTAGAAGCCGGTCACAAACAGCACCAACGTCCAGCAAGTGGCCAGTTCTACGATGATTCGCCCCGGCGTGCCGACGAACAACTGCCGATGTATTTTCAGGACCAGTCGAAAGAAGGAATCGAGCTTTTTGGGGCCTTGAGGCGCTTGCAGGACCGTCGCCGAATAAGGATCCACATAGACGGTGGAACCGCGATCCGATCTGCGACGTCTGCCAGTCGTTTCTTTTTCCGGTTCTTTCTGCGGCGATTTTACGGAGACAATCACGGTTCGTCGGGGATCGGCGAAAGTGCTGATTCGGGTCGCTTTTCCTGCGGGAATCGACGCTTCAGCGCTTTCAATGAGCGCCGGGTAAGCAGCGACTGTTCCGACCGATTCGACAAAGAGAAAGTCTTGGTTCGCAATGTCACTAATCTCGGCGCCAAACAGATAGATCGCACCCGTTAAGGCAACCACAAGGATAAACGGCGAGACGATCAGCCCGGCGTAAAAATGCCACCGCCAGAAGACGCGGAATAGCGTACGTCGTGCCGGCGTCGCTTTTGCGACCGACGCTTTGCTAGTGGGAAACGTCGTGCGATTTTCAATGGTCTCAGGCGACATGGGAAGGATTCCTGCAGCGAAGGAAGCGTTTCGGAATTGCATTCCATCAGCGGATCGCAAGGAAATGAATTTGCCGAAATCGGCCGAACAGCGTAGCAATGGCCGCAGCGATTTTGCGAGCGCCGCAATTACTGGTCGTCAAATGGCGTCGGCCGCGAAGATCTTCGCCTGGGAGCTTTGTTCACTTTGGCCTGGTCGGCTTCAATTGGCGGAAGCTCGGACGAATCTTCTGCAATGACGAACGTCCATGCGGACTCGGCAGGATCAGCGAAGGCGCCCGAGAGCATGTCGGGCGAACCC
The nucleotide sequence above comes from Blastopirellula sp. J2-11. Encoded proteins:
- a CDS encoding DUF1559 domain-containing protein, translating into MLLRKSSAGFTLVELLVVIAIIGVLIALLLPAVQQAREAARRTQCISNIKNVALAIHNYHDTYRNLPYLGFATNDTHADGDTVSWYGRVLPFLEQNALYETMNFNGRTNDGNNKLYRSTSLSVMSCPSENMTVGERNGDGTIGNYSHQRSSYAVCVGNTNYAQDNANNWDGLWTYNNGGAAFRMNRIYNLSAVTDGTSNTVMLGEVPTNQNESGWQGGYGAVIFSNNGGFTGYLTPNTRSSVDGGRQCWNPNDFPAHKIPCHKSGGGWQSATYAAFSMHPGGVSVGNFDGSVSFVPETIDIWSWRGLTSTQGGEVLAN
- a CDS encoding bestrophin family protein, whose translation is MTSAFRPVGNRILVGSSLPPTMGPSGNAFGCRLICFLPSGVSRVRDPNRKNFWREAFSLRGSVTPQVFRDVLIFGGIATLIVGVVVIFDYNWAVWIDLEETPFEIAGAALSVLLVLRTNAGYERWWEARKLWGGIVNQSRNLVISGLAYGPRDPQWRSELVHWAAAYPHVVRHSLRGQLPAADVVHLLGETNAEKIAAAPHMPSYVALQLAELLQQGAKTGDLNHFAFLQIDKERALLIDHVGACERILKTPLPLVYSIKIRRYLAMFLLTLPLVLLHNLQIIWLTPLMTMLVAYPLLSVDQIGIELQNPFLTGNLGHLPLSEISETIENNLLGLLQADRQKPA
- a CDS encoding M28 family peptidase, producing the protein MRKIDGSTLFLAAMITIAVMVVGYMGVSQYQNTQRPAALAVAVEKLEDYAPFDGSKAMEYLEGMCAIGPRVSGSPGMARQQQYLTKILEEAGGKVSLQEFDVRHPEDGSRVPMANLIAQFHPDRPERILLCAHYDTRPFPDQDPINPQGTFVGANDGASGVAVLCELARHLPDLQSHVGVDIVFFDGEELVFDNRRDPYFLGSEYFARDYAQNPPAHRYRYGVLLDMVGDKDLQIFEEKNSLRYPDVRPLVQEIWRTARKLGIREFIARPRHEVRDDHLVLNDIAKIPTCDIIDFDYPNPGYGPKYWHTEKDVPANCSALSLAKVGKTILTWLNELEPSR
- a CDS encoding DUF1559 domain-containing protein, producing the protein MLRLQFRKAFTLVELLVVIAIIGVLIALLLPAVQQAREAARRTQCVSNQKNIALALHNYHDTYQKLPYFGFGPKLFPGEPGDKLDTISWVGRVLPFVEQQALYDTLNWAVRVNDGNNLAYRTTSLSVMSCPSEEMTLGQADSNPRWCHQRASYAVCVGNTNYRQDDANNWDGTWTYSNGGSAFRVDEIYGLAAVTDGTSSSVMVSEVPINQNSAGYHGTYGVTIFTSGAGFTGYLSPNTTAVVDGGRYCWQTNDFKKKIPCKYVIDRWYAATFAAMSMHPGGVNATNFDGSVHFVAQNIDIDTWRGMTSTQGAEVIAP
- a CDS encoding response regulator; this encodes MSSPEQDVRSEKSPGPGGLYVTGYNDIRILVVDDNPVDRTLVEGLLSQNNRGNLEVTTASSGEEALRKMVERAPDVVLTDLKMPEMDGLELVERIRDQFPLVPAILMTAFGSEELAIAALQRGAASYVPKRNLAGSLMETLGKVLAAAHHDRQQARLGRCWSQTEFQFVLENDAQLIGAVTAHVQHYLKQFRHLEDSELLRVGIALDEAIRNAMHHGNLELSSALKEAGGDRYFEEATRRRLIAPYQARRVYFTARELGDESHYIVRDEGPGFDVSRIHYDPEDIEQLTRPSGRGLFLIRTFMDEVRFNEHGNEITMIFRRSGGALHARIDENRASGD